A window from Citrus sinensis cultivar Valencia sweet orange chromosome 3, DVS_A1.0, whole genome shotgun sequence encodes these proteins:
- the LOC102628629 gene encoding uncharacterized protein LOC102628629 isoform X1 codes for MRGRSHRFQSVDPHDDWVDGSWTVDCVCGVTFDDGEEMVNCDECGVWVHTRCSKYVKGEELFACDKCKSKNNRNGNHNESEETEVAQLLVELPTKTVRLESSYSGPARKPVSLWTNIPMENRVHVQGIPGGDPGLFNGLQSVFTPELWKCTGYVPKKFNFQYKEFPCWEKDGGDKKEEENDNDKENPVDKGAGVLFSLSKDSVLGTPVATLVGMRGRDEEGGFERKLYSKEMKKWDSDGTDRRSLNGMKKERSLLRPVVIHSGNRKKEEFGMSKDRSGKKKARASEMEADERKKGLLASRTVFRPSSDAKQLEFYEDRGPKSSKTGIQNLKNKNLPEDVHWESISNCYLSVDNGVDKHKNDLAANEHPLDAFSTDTSRPNFANVDGLEQVMAGHHIKGSPKIDDVSGSISEHNDARNISVKQEEENFAIDKMHDSMKTPVQSVGKLLVEDVASIAPETLDNHIPKNSVLSNVEVKSEVDNENCRGNLNVQSCPGDLKVQSKYDDEVSEISKQNNLMASNLQSTDHKAQDAKRTSEAATECHSVNVHEVSGDPCLIKREQESSDGSAEVQKSSEFRQSVIAEDHSKAEATSLNFPALASQDKSVVCVGRSSSSPSNTLDSKSSASENLKPADAENSYRCSKQRVMSDGNVSIKKDHDINNIVRDEESHDMLRKTVREHSKASVNSVSKTLHTSRISHTTVSKRSTPDGKDSVSFLSSKLSSVQNVAVASGSSEPAGSLQSRCSLHAQNKMSTSSVPLKGEKLNQSIFQPPPKVNHAPLMHPAAVSNSPATLSDEELALLLHQELNSSPRVPRVPRVRHTGSLPQLSSPTATSILIKRTSSSGGKDHSLVSRRKNKDASRDGFRSHELDGESRKTDRVSSPDLRRQDVGYAVDAYTRRENNGSPTAVHSVRKNIPSSTMTANSGPSSSTEVNDHVSSVRNSPRNISDDDTGTNRGPVHRTLPGLINEIMSKGRRMTYEELCNAVLPHWPHLRKHNGERYAYSSHSQAVLDCLRNRHEWSRLVDRGPKTSSSRKRRKLDADESEGNEYGNGGTARELENKGLESQREDFPKGKRKARKRRRLALQGRGIKDVRKRRKVDLPSEDDVSLFSNSSEESMFSDDETQGGGACAAGSEASASSDEMGTS; via the exons ATGAGGGGGAGGTCCCACCGGTTTCAGAGCGTAGACCCACACGATGACTGGGTCGACGGCTCATGGACGGTGGATTGTGTGTGTGGGGTCACCTTTGATGATGGTGAAGAGATGGTGAATTGCGACGAGTGTGGCGTGTGGGTGCACACACGCTGCTCTAAGTATGTTAAAGGTGAGGAATTATTTGCATGTGATAAGTGCAAGAGTAAGAATAATAGGAATGGTAATCATAATGAAAGTGAAGAGACTGAGGTTGCACAATTGTTAGTTGAGTTGCCAACTAAAACTGTGAGATTGGAGAGTTCTTATAGTGGGCCGGCAAGGAAGCCAGTCAGTCTTTGGACCAATATACCAATGGAAAATAGGGTGCATGTGCAAGGGATTCCGGGTGGAGATCCTGGGTTGTTTAATGGCTTGCAATCGGTTTTTACACCAGAGTTGTGGAAGTGCACAGGGTATGTGCCGAAAAAGTTTAACTTTCAATATAAGGAGTTTCCTTGTTGGGAGAAGGATGGCGGTgataaaaaggaagaagaaaatgacaaTGACAAGGAGAATCCAGTTGATAAAGGGGCAGGTGTGTTGTTTTCTTTGTCGAAGGATAGTGTGCTGGGAACCCCTGTGGCAACTTTGGTTGGGATGAGAGGAAGAGATGAGGAAGGTGGGTTCGAGAGGAAGTTGTATtcaaaagagatgaagaaATGGGACAGCGATGGCACAGATAGGCGCTCACTGAATGGCATGAAGAAAGAGAGGAGTTTGCTTAGGCCTGTTGTTATTCATTCAGGGAACaggaagaaagaagaatttgGGATGTCCAAAGATCGGAGTGGAAAGAAGAAAGCTAGAGCTTCTGAGATGGAGGCTGATGAAAGGAAGAAAGGTTTACTTGCTTCTAGAACAG TGTTTAGACCCTCCAGTGATGCAAAACAATTGGAATTTTATGAAGACAGAGGTCCTAAGTCTTCCAAGACTGGCATTCAGAATCTGAAGAATAAGAATTTGCCAGAGGATGTGCACTGGGAATCTATATCAAATTGTTATCTTTCAGTGGACAATGGTGTTGACAAACACAAGAATGACTTAGCTGCTAATGAGCACCCTTTGGATGCCTTTTCTACTGACACCTCTAGACCTAACTTTGCAAATGTAGATGGACTGGAGCAAGTAATGGCTGGCCATCACATTAAGGGTTCACCAAAGATTGATGATGTTTCTGGGTCAATATCAGAACACAATGATGCCAGAAACATTTCTGTAAAACAAGAG GAAGAGAATTTTGCTATTGATAAAATGCATGATAGTATGAAAACTCCTGTTCAAAGTGTTGGGAAGCTTCTTGTTGAAGATGTGGCTAGTATTGCACCGGAAACTCTGGACAATCATATTCCTAAAAACTCAGTACTCTCTAATGTTGAAGTGAAATCGGAAGTGGATAATGAAAATTGTAGGGGTAACTTGAATGTTCAGTCCTGTCCTGGTGATCTGAAAGTACAAAGTAAATATGACGATGAGGTTTCCGAAATCTCTAAACAGAATAATTTAATGGCAAGCAATTTGCAATCAACTGATCATAAGGCACAGGATGCTAAGAGAACTTCAGAGGCTGCCACTGAGTGCCACTCAGTTAACGTTCATGAAGTAAGTGGTGACCCTTGTCTGATCAAACGAGAACAGGAGAGCTCAGATGGTTCTGCAGAAGTGCAAAAAAGTTCTGAATTTAGACAGTCAGTGATTGCTGAAGACCATTCAAAAGCAGAAGCAACTAGCTTAAACTTTCCAGCACTAGCCAGTCAGGATAAGTCGGTTGTATGTGTAGGAAGATCATCTTCGTCTCCATCTAATACTTTGGACTCCAAATCATCTGCTTCTGAGAACTTGAAACCTGCAGATGCTGAGAACTCTTATCGTTGCAGTAAGCAAAGAGTGATGTCTGATGGTAATGTTAGCATTAAGAAAGATCATGATATAAACAACATAGTAAGGGATGAAGAAAGCCATGACATGTTGAGGAAAACAGTAAGAGAGCATTCAAAGGCTTCTGTCAACTCTGTATCGAAAACGTTACACACCAGCAGAATTTCGCATACCACTGTTTCAAAGCGCAGCACGCCTGATGGAAAAGATTCTGTGTCTTTCTTATCTTCTAAACTATCATCAGTGCAGAATGTTGCTGTTGCCTCGGGCTCCAGTGAGCCTGCTGGATCATTGCAGAGTCGGTGTTCTTTGCATGCACAAAATAAGATGTCAACTTCAAGTGTACCGCTTAAAGGTGAAAAGTTAAATCAGTCAATTTTCCAGCCACCACCTAAGGTGAATCATGCACCACTGATGCATCCTGCAGCAGTCTCCAATTCTCCTGCTACTCTAAGCGATGAAGAG CTTGCTCTGCTTTTGCATCAAGAACTTAATAGTTCTCCTAGAGTTCCTCGTGTACCGCGTGTGCGTCACACTGGTAGCTTGCCTCAGTTGTCCTCTCCAACTGCAACAAGCATCCTAATAAAGCGTACATCCAGTTCTGGAGGAAAGGATCACAGCTTG GTCTCTagaagaaagaacaaagatgCATCCAGAGATGGGTTCCGTTCTCACGAGCTTGATGGTGAATCTAGAAAGACAGACAGAGTGTCATCACCAGATTTGAGGAGACAAGATGTAGGGTATGCAGTGGATGCTTACACAAGGAGGGAGAATAATGGATCACCAACAGCAGTACATTCTGTGAGGAAGAATATTCCTTCCTCTACCATGACTGCAAATAGTGGTCCATCTTCTTCCACTGAGGTCAACGATCATGTGTCGTCTGTACGTAATTCGCCAAGGAATATCTCCGATGATGATACAGGCACAAATAGGGGTCCTGTTCATCGTACATTACCCG GCTTGATCAATGAGATCATGAGCAAAGGACGACGAATGACTTATGAGGAACTTTGTAATGCTGTGCTGCCA CACTGGCCCCACCTGAGGAAGCATAATGGAGAGAGGTATGCATATTCAAGTCATTCACAGGCTGTTCTTGATTGCCTGCGGAACAGACATGAATGGTCTCGGTTGGTTGATCGTGGTCCAAAG ACTAGTTCAAGTAGGAAAAGGCGCAAGCTTGATGCTGATGAGTCTGAAGGTAACGAATATGGCAACGGGGGAACTGCAAGGGAGTTAGAAAATAAAGGCCTTGAGTCACAAAGAGAAGATTTTCCCAAGGGCAAGCGAAAGGCAAGGAAACGACGGCGTCTGGCTCTGCAAGGAAGAGGAATAAAGGATGTCCGAAAGAGACGGAAGGTAGATTTGCCCTCTGAGGATGATGTTAGCCTATTTTCCAATTCGAGTGAGGAGAGCATGTTCAGTGATGATGAGACCCAAGGGGGTGGTGCATGTGCCGCAGGAAGTGAAGCTTCAGCTAGCTCGGATGAGATGGGGACTTCGTAG
- the LOC102628629 gene encoding uncharacterized protein LOC102628629 isoform X2, translating into MRGRSHRFQSVDPHDDWVDGSWTVDCVCGVTFDDGEEMVNCDECGVWVHTRCSKYVKGEELFACDKCKSKNNRNGNHNESEETEVAQLLVELPTKTVRLESSYSGPARKPVSLWTNIPMENRVHVQGIPGGDPGLFNGLQSVFTPELWKCTGYVPKKFNFQYKEFPCWEKDGGDKKEEENDNDKENPVDKGAGVLFSLSKDSVLGTPVATLVGMRGRDEEGGFERKLYSKEMKKWDSDGTDRRSLNGMKKERSLLRPVVIHSGNRKKEEFGMSKDRSGKKKARASEMEADERKKGLLASRTVFRPSSDAKQLEFYEDRGPKSSKTGIQNLKNKNLPEDVHWESISNCYLSVDNGVDKHKNDLAANEHPLDAFSTDTSRPNFANVDGLEQVMAGHHIKGSPKIDDVSGSISEHNDARNISVKQEEENFAIDKMHDSMKTPVQSVGKLLVEDVASIAPETLDNHIPKNSVLSNVEVKSEVDNENCRGNLNVQSCPGDLKVQSKYDDEVSEISKQNNLMASNLQSTDHKAQDAKRTSEAATECHSVNVHEVSGDPCLIKREQESSDGSAEVQKSSEFRQSVIAEDHSKAEATSLNFPALASQDKSVVCVGRSSSSPSNTLDSKSSASENLKPADAENSYRCSKQRVMSDGNVSIKKDHDINNIVRDEESHDMLRKTVREHSKASVNSVSKTLHTSRISHTTVSKRSTPDGKDSVSFLSSKLSSVQNVAVASGSSEPAGSLQSRCSLHAQNKMSTSSVPLKGEKLNQSIFQPPPKVNHAPLMHPAAVSNSPATLSDEELALLLHQELNSSPRVPRVPRVRHTGSLPQLSSPTATSILIKRTSSSGGKDHSLVSRRKNKDASRDGFRSHELDGESRKTDRVSSPDLRRQDVGYAVDAYTRRENNGSPTAVHSVRKNIPSSTMTANSGPSSSTEVNDHVSSVRNSPRNISDDDTGTNRGPVHRTLPGLINEIMSKGRRMTYEELCNAVLPHWPHLRKHNGERYAYSSHSQAVLDCLRNRHEWSRLVDRGPKEKAQA; encoded by the exons ATGAGGGGGAGGTCCCACCGGTTTCAGAGCGTAGACCCACACGATGACTGGGTCGACGGCTCATGGACGGTGGATTGTGTGTGTGGGGTCACCTTTGATGATGGTGAAGAGATGGTGAATTGCGACGAGTGTGGCGTGTGGGTGCACACACGCTGCTCTAAGTATGTTAAAGGTGAGGAATTATTTGCATGTGATAAGTGCAAGAGTAAGAATAATAGGAATGGTAATCATAATGAAAGTGAAGAGACTGAGGTTGCACAATTGTTAGTTGAGTTGCCAACTAAAACTGTGAGATTGGAGAGTTCTTATAGTGGGCCGGCAAGGAAGCCAGTCAGTCTTTGGACCAATATACCAATGGAAAATAGGGTGCATGTGCAAGGGATTCCGGGTGGAGATCCTGGGTTGTTTAATGGCTTGCAATCGGTTTTTACACCAGAGTTGTGGAAGTGCACAGGGTATGTGCCGAAAAAGTTTAACTTTCAATATAAGGAGTTTCCTTGTTGGGAGAAGGATGGCGGTgataaaaaggaagaagaaaatgacaaTGACAAGGAGAATCCAGTTGATAAAGGGGCAGGTGTGTTGTTTTCTTTGTCGAAGGATAGTGTGCTGGGAACCCCTGTGGCAACTTTGGTTGGGATGAGAGGAAGAGATGAGGAAGGTGGGTTCGAGAGGAAGTTGTATtcaaaagagatgaagaaATGGGACAGCGATGGCACAGATAGGCGCTCACTGAATGGCATGAAGAAAGAGAGGAGTTTGCTTAGGCCTGTTGTTATTCATTCAGGGAACaggaagaaagaagaatttgGGATGTCCAAAGATCGGAGTGGAAAGAAGAAAGCTAGAGCTTCTGAGATGGAGGCTGATGAAAGGAAGAAAGGTTTACTTGCTTCTAGAACAG TGTTTAGACCCTCCAGTGATGCAAAACAATTGGAATTTTATGAAGACAGAGGTCCTAAGTCTTCCAAGACTGGCATTCAGAATCTGAAGAATAAGAATTTGCCAGAGGATGTGCACTGGGAATCTATATCAAATTGTTATCTTTCAGTGGACAATGGTGTTGACAAACACAAGAATGACTTAGCTGCTAATGAGCACCCTTTGGATGCCTTTTCTACTGACACCTCTAGACCTAACTTTGCAAATGTAGATGGACTGGAGCAAGTAATGGCTGGCCATCACATTAAGGGTTCACCAAAGATTGATGATGTTTCTGGGTCAATATCAGAACACAATGATGCCAGAAACATTTCTGTAAAACAAGAG GAAGAGAATTTTGCTATTGATAAAATGCATGATAGTATGAAAACTCCTGTTCAAAGTGTTGGGAAGCTTCTTGTTGAAGATGTGGCTAGTATTGCACCGGAAACTCTGGACAATCATATTCCTAAAAACTCAGTACTCTCTAATGTTGAAGTGAAATCGGAAGTGGATAATGAAAATTGTAGGGGTAACTTGAATGTTCAGTCCTGTCCTGGTGATCTGAAAGTACAAAGTAAATATGACGATGAGGTTTCCGAAATCTCTAAACAGAATAATTTAATGGCAAGCAATTTGCAATCAACTGATCATAAGGCACAGGATGCTAAGAGAACTTCAGAGGCTGCCACTGAGTGCCACTCAGTTAACGTTCATGAAGTAAGTGGTGACCCTTGTCTGATCAAACGAGAACAGGAGAGCTCAGATGGTTCTGCAGAAGTGCAAAAAAGTTCTGAATTTAGACAGTCAGTGATTGCTGAAGACCATTCAAAAGCAGAAGCAACTAGCTTAAACTTTCCAGCACTAGCCAGTCAGGATAAGTCGGTTGTATGTGTAGGAAGATCATCTTCGTCTCCATCTAATACTTTGGACTCCAAATCATCTGCTTCTGAGAACTTGAAACCTGCAGATGCTGAGAACTCTTATCGTTGCAGTAAGCAAAGAGTGATGTCTGATGGTAATGTTAGCATTAAGAAAGATCATGATATAAACAACATAGTAAGGGATGAAGAAAGCCATGACATGTTGAGGAAAACAGTAAGAGAGCATTCAAAGGCTTCTGTCAACTCTGTATCGAAAACGTTACACACCAGCAGAATTTCGCATACCACTGTTTCAAAGCGCAGCACGCCTGATGGAAAAGATTCTGTGTCTTTCTTATCTTCTAAACTATCATCAGTGCAGAATGTTGCTGTTGCCTCGGGCTCCAGTGAGCCTGCTGGATCATTGCAGAGTCGGTGTTCTTTGCATGCACAAAATAAGATGTCAACTTCAAGTGTACCGCTTAAAGGTGAAAAGTTAAATCAGTCAATTTTCCAGCCACCACCTAAGGTGAATCATGCACCACTGATGCATCCTGCAGCAGTCTCCAATTCTCCTGCTACTCTAAGCGATGAAGAG CTTGCTCTGCTTTTGCATCAAGAACTTAATAGTTCTCCTAGAGTTCCTCGTGTACCGCGTGTGCGTCACACTGGTAGCTTGCCTCAGTTGTCCTCTCCAACTGCAACAAGCATCCTAATAAAGCGTACATCCAGTTCTGGAGGAAAGGATCACAGCTTG GTCTCTagaagaaagaacaaagatgCATCCAGAGATGGGTTCCGTTCTCACGAGCTTGATGGTGAATCTAGAAAGACAGACAGAGTGTCATCACCAGATTTGAGGAGACAAGATGTAGGGTATGCAGTGGATGCTTACACAAGGAGGGAGAATAATGGATCACCAACAGCAGTACATTCTGTGAGGAAGAATATTCCTTCCTCTACCATGACTGCAAATAGTGGTCCATCTTCTTCCACTGAGGTCAACGATCATGTGTCGTCTGTACGTAATTCGCCAAGGAATATCTCCGATGATGATACAGGCACAAATAGGGGTCCTGTTCATCGTACATTACCCG GCTTGATCAATGAGATCATGAGCAAAGGACGACGAATGACTTATGAGGAACTTTGTAATGCTGTGCTGCCA CACTGGCCCCACCTGAGGAAGCATAATGGAGAGAGGTATGCATATTCAAGTCATTCACAGGCTGTTCTTGATTGCCTGCGGAACAGACATGAATGGTCTCGGTTGGTTGATCGTGGTCCAAAG GAAAAGGCGCAAGCTTGA
- the LOC102628629 gene encoding uncharacterized protein LOC102628629 isoform X3, which produces MRGRSHRFQSVDPHDDWVDGSWTVDCVCGVTFDDGEEMVNCDECGVWVHTRCSKYVKGEELFACDKCKSKNNRNGNHNESEETEVAQLLVELPTKTVRLESSYSGPARKPVSLWTNIPMENRVHVQGIPGGDPGLFNGLQSVFTPELWKCTGYVPKKFNFQYKEFPCWEKDGGDKKEEENDNDKENPVDKGAGVLFSLSKDSVLGTPVATLVGMRGRDEEGGFERKLYSKEMKKWDSDGTDRRSLNGMKKERSLLRPVVIHSGNRKKEEFGMSKDRSGKKKARASEMEADERKKGLLASRTVFRPSSDAKQLEFYEDRGPKSSKTGIQNLKNKNLPEDVHWESISNCYLSVDNGVDKHKNDLAANEHPLDAFSTDTSRPNFANVDGLEQVMAGHHIKGSPKIDDVSGSISEHNDARNISVKQEEENFAIDKMHDSMKTPVQSVGKLLVEDVASIAPETLDNHIPKNSVLSNVEVKSEVDNENCRGNLNVQSCPGDLKVQSKYDDEVSEISKQNNLMASNLQSTDHKAQDAKRTSEAATECHSVNVHEVSGDPCLIKREQESSDGSAEVQKSSEFRQSVIAEDHSKAEATSLNFPALASQDKSVVCVGRSSSSPSNTLDSKSSASENLKPADAENSYRCSKQRVMSDGNVSIKKDHDINNIVRDEESHDMLRKTVREHSKASVNSVSKTLHTSRISHTTVSKRSTPDGKDSVSFLSSKLSSVQNVAVASGSSEPAGSLQSRCSLHAQNKMSTSSVPLKGEKLNQSIFQPPPKVNHAPLMHPAAVSNSPATLSDEELALLLHQELNSSPRVPRVPRVRHTGSLPQLSSPTATSILIKRTSSSGGKDHSLVSRRKNKDASRDGFRSHELDGESRKTDRVSSPDLRRQDVGYAVDAYTRRENNGSPTAVHSVRKNIPSSTMTANSGPSSSTEVNDHVSSVRNSPRNISDDDTGTNRGPVHRTLPGLINEIMSKGRRMTYEELCNAVLPHWPHLRKHNGERYAYSSHSQAVLDCLRNRHEWSRLVDRGPKN; this is translated from the exons ATGAGGGGGAGGTCCCACCGGTTTCAGAGCGTAGACCCACACGATGACTGGGTCGACGGCTCATGGACGGTGGATTGTGTGTGTGGGGTCACCTTTGATGATGGTGAAGAGATGGTGAATTGCGACGAGTGTGGCGTGTGGGTGCACACACGCTGCTCTAAGTATGTTAAAGGTGAGGAATTATTTGCATGTGATAAGTGCAAGAGTAAGAATAATAGGAATGGTAATCATAATGAAAGTGAAGAGACTGAGGTTGCACAATTGTTAGTTGAGTTGCCAACTAAAACTGTGAGATTGGAGAGTTCTTATAGTGGGCCGGCAAGGAAGCCAGTCAGTCTTTGGACCAATATACCAATGGAAAATAGGGTGCATGTGCAAGGGATTCCGGGTGGAGATCCTGGGTTGTTTAATGGCTTGCAATCGGTTTTTACACCAGAGTTGTGGAAGTGCACAGGGTATGTGCCGAAAAAGTTTAACTTTCAATATAAGGAGTTTCCTTGTTGGGAGAAGGATGGCGGTgataaaaaggaagaagaaaatgacaaTGACAAGGAGAATCCAGTTGATAAAGGGGCAGGTGTGTTGTTTTCTTTGTCGAAGGATAGTGTGCTGGGAACCCCTGTGGCAACTTTGGTTGGGATGAGAGGAAGAGATGAGGAAGGTGGGTTCGAGAGGAAGTTGTATtcaaaagagatgaagaaATGGGACAGCGATGGCACAGATAGGCGCTCACTGAATGGCATGAAGAAAGAGAGGAGTTTGCTTAGGCCTGTTGTTATTCATTCAGGGAACaggaagaaagaagaatttgGGATGTCCAAAGATCGGAGTGGAAAGAAGAAAGCTAGAGCTTCTGAGATGGAGGCTGATGAAAGGAAGAAAGGTTTACTTGCTTCTAGAACAG TGTTTAGACCCTCCAGTGATGCAAAACAATTGGAATTTTATGAAGACAGAGGTCCTAAGTCTTCCAAGACTGGCATTCAGAATCTGAAGAATAAGAATTTGCCAGAGGATGTGCACTGGGAATCTATATCAAATTGTTATCTTTCAGTGGACAATGGTGTTGACAAACACAAGAATGACTTAGCTGCTAATGAGCACCCTTTGGATGCCTTTTCTACTGACACCTCTAGACCTAACTTTGCAAATGTAGATGGACTGGAGCAAGTAATGGCTGGCCATCACATTAAGGGTTCACCAAAGATTGATGATGTTTCTGGGTCAATATCAGAACACAATGATGCCAGAAACATTTCTGTAAAACAAGAG GAAGAGAATTTTGCTATTGATAAAATGCATGATAGTATGAAAACTCCTGTTCAAAGTGTTGGGAAGCTTCTTGTTGAAGATGTGGCTAGTATTGCACCGGAAACTCTGGACAATCATATTCCTAAAAACTCAGTACTCTCTAATGTTGAAGTGAAATCGGAAGTGGATAATGAAAATTGTAGGGGTAACTTGAATGTTCAGTCCTGTCCTGGTGATCTGAAAGTACAAAGTAAATATGACGATGAGGTTTCCGAAATCTCTAAACAGAATAATTTAATGGCAAGCAATTTGCAATCAACTGATCATAAGGCACAGGATGCTAAGAGAACTTCAGAGGCTGCCACTGAGTGCCACTCAGTTAACGTTCATGAAGTAAGTGGTGACCCTTGTCTGATCAAACGAGAACAGGAGAGCTCAGATGGTTCTGCAGAAGTGCAAAAAAGTTCTGAATTTAGACAGTCAGTGATTGCTGAAGACCATTCAAAAGCAGAAGCAACTAGCTTAAACTTTCCAGCACTAGCCAGTCAGGATAAGTCGGTTGTATGTGTAGGAAGATCATCTTCGTCTCCATCTAATACTTTGGACTCCAAATCATCTGCTTCTGAGAACTTGAAACCTGCAGATGCTGAGAACTCTTATCGTTGCAGTAAGCAAAGAGTGATGTCTGATGGTAATGTTAGCATTAAGAAAGATCATGATATAAACAACATAGTAAGGGATGAAGAAAGCCATGACATGTTGAGGAAAACAGTAAGAGAGCATTCAAAGGCTTCTGTCAACTCTGTATCGAAAACGTTACACACCAGCAGAATTTCGCATACCACTGTTTCAAAGCGCAGCACGCCTGATGGAAAAGATTCTGTGTCTTTCTTATCTTCTAAACTATCATCAGTGCAGAATGTTGCTGTTGCCTCGGGCTCCAGTGAGCCTGCTGGATCATTGCAGAGTCGGTGTTCTTTGCATGCACAAAATAAGATGTCAACTTCAAGTGTACCGCTTAAAGGTGAAAAGTTAAATCAGTCAATTTTCCAGCCACCACCTAAGGTGAATCATGCACCACTGATGCATCCTGCAGCAGTCTCCAATTCTCCTGCTACTCTAAGCGATGAAGAG CTTGCTCTGCTTTTGCATCAAGAACTTAATAGTTCTCCTAGAGTTCCTCGTGTACCGCGTGTGCGTCACACTGGTAGCTTGCCTCAGTTGTCCTCTCCAACTGCAACAAGCATCCTAATAAAGCGTACATCCAGTTCTGGAGGAAAGGATCACAGCTTG GTCTCTagaagaaagaacaaagatgCATCCAGAGATGGGTTCCGTTCTCACGAGCTTGATGGTGAATCTAGAAAGACAGACAGAGTGTCATCACCAGATTTGAGGAGACAAGATGTAGGGTATGCAGTGGATGCTTACACAAGGAGGGAGAATAATGGATCACCAACAGCAGTACATTCTGTGAGGAAGAATATTCCTTCCTCTACCATGACTGCAAATAGTGGTCCATCTTCTTCCACTGAGGTCAACGATCATGTGTCGTCTGTACGTAATTCGCCAAGGAATATCTCCGATGATGATACAGGCACAAATAGGGGTCCTGTTCATCGTACATTACCCG GCTTGATCAATGAGATCATGAGCAAAGGACGACGAATGACTTATGAGGAACTTTGTAATGCTGTGCTGCCA CACTGGCCCCACCTGAGGAAGCATAATGGAGAGAGGTATGCATATTCAAGTCATTCACAGGCTGTTCTTGATTGCCTGCGGAACAGACATGAATGGTCTCGGTTGGTTGATCGTGGTCCAAAG AACTAA